Proteins co-encoded in one Hymenobacter swuensis DY53 genomic window:
- a CDS encoding ABC transporter ATP-binding protein has product MKLLYRYLRHYKGLLALALLLAAINQVFSLLDPYILGQIIDRYVSPALKIFQKPTFWVFVTGGAGLLVLKALGVAMVSRIAKNFQDYYTNVITQRLGAELYSDGLRHSLELPYQVFEDQRSGETLGKLQKVRTDVEKLIQSFINILFISLVGIIFVTWYALSVYWPIALVYFLTIPLLATLSFFLSKRIKVIQKTIVAETTALAGSTTESLRNIELIKSLGLAQQETQRLNATTEKILKLELKKVRYLRSLSFVQGTFVNLMRNVILLMLVFLVVQGVIQPGKFITFFFYSFAIFGPLQEMGTLINIYRETEASLANYQQILDTPKEVKPAHPKTIEQIETLAFDDVHFQHLTASAPALDGISFQTKLGETIAFVGPSGSGKTTLVKLLVGLYPPAQGRILYNGIPGPELDLDTLREQIGFVTQDTQLFAGTIRENLRFVAPHATDEQCLHALHQAAADTLLARAPLGLDTVIGEGGVKVSGGEKQRLSIARALLRHPTLLVFDEATSALDSLTEEEISQTVRELSGSRQHITILIAHRLSTILHADRIFVLERGHVAEAGRHEELLAQRGLYYAMWRQQIGERPQASIRPQPQPA; this is encoded by the coding sequence ATGAAACTCCTCTACCGCTACCTGCGCCACTATAAGGGTCTGCTGGCGCTGGCTTTGCTGCTGGCTGCTATCAACCAGGTCTTCTCTTTACTCGACCCTTACATTCTGGGGCAGATTATTGACCGGTACGTGTCGCCGGCCCTGAAAATCTTCCAGAAACCTACGTTCTGGGTATTCGTCACGGGTGGGGCCGGCCTGCTCGTGCTCAAGGCGCTGGGCGTGGCCATGGTGTCGCGCATCGCCAAGAATTTCCAGGACTACTACACCAACGTCATCACCCAGCGACTGGGGGCCGAGCTGTACTCCGACGGCCTGCGCCACTCCCTGGAGCTGCCCTACCAGGTGTTCGAGGACCAACGTTCGGGCGAGACGCTGGGCAAGCTCCAGAAGGTGCGCACCGACGTGGAAAAGCTCATCCAGAGCTTCATCAACATCCTGTTCATCTCCCTGGTGGGCATCATTTTCGTGACGTGGTACGCCCTCAGCGTGTACTGGCCCATTGCGCTGGTGTATTTTCTCACCATTCCGCTGCTGGCGACGCTGAGCTTTTTTCTGAGCAAGCGCATCAAGGTGATTCAGAAAACCATTGTGGCCGAAACCACGGCCCTGGCCGGCTCCACCACCGAGAGTTTGCGCAACATTGAGCTGATCAAGAGCCTGGGGCTGGCCCAGCAGGAAACCCAGCGCCTGAACGCCACCACCGAAAAAATCCTGAAGCTGGAGCTGAAAAAGGTGCGCTACCTCCGCTCCCTGTCCTTTGTGCAGGGCACGTTCGTGAACCTGATGCGCAACGTGATTCTGCTGATGCTGGTGTTTCTGGTGGTACAGGGCGTGATTCAGCCGGGCAAGTTCATCACGTTCTTCTTCTACTCCTTCGCCATTTTCGGGCCGCTGCAGGAAATGGGCACCCTCATCAACATCTACCGCGAAACCGAGGCGTCCCTGGCCAACTACCAGCAGATTCTCGACACGCCTAAGGAAGTCAAGCCGGCCCACCCCAAAACCATTGAGCAGATCGAAACCCTGGCCTTCGACGACGTGCATTTCCAGCACCTAACGGCCAGCGCCCCTGCCCTCGACGGCATCAGCTTTCAGACCAAGCTAGGCGAAACCATTGCCTTCGTGGGACCCTCAGGCTCCGGCAAAACTACCCTGGTGAAGCTGCTGGTGGGCCTCTACCCACCAGCCCAGGGCCGGATTCTCTACAACGGCATCCCCGGCCCCGAACTGGACCTCGACACCCTGCGCGAGCAAATCGGCTTCGTGACCCAGGATACCCAACTGTTTGCGGGCACCATCCGCGAGAATCTACGTTTCGTGGCTCCCCACGCCACCGACGAGCAGTGCCTGCACGCCCTGCACCAGGCCGCCGCCGATACCCTGCTGGCCCGCGCCCCTCTGGGCCTGGATACGGTAATCGGCGAAGGCGGCGTGAAAGTATCGGGCGGCGAAAAGCAGCGCCTCAGCATTGCCCGGGCCCTGTTGCGCCATCCCACCCTGCTGGTCTTCGACGAAGCCACGTCGGCTCTCGACTCGCTCACGGAAGAGGAAATCAGCCAGACCGTGCGCGAGTTGTCGGGTTCGCGCCAGCACATCACCATCCTCATTGCCCACCGCCTGAGCACCATTTTGCACGCCGACCGCATCTTCGTGCTGGAGCGCGGCCATGTGGCCGAAGCCGGCCGCCACGAGGAACTGCTGGCCCAGCGCGGCCTCTACTACGCCATGTGGCGCCAGCAGATTGGCGAGCGGCCCCAGGCCTCTATTCGCCCCCAGCCTCAGCCCGCTTAA
- a CDS encoding TonB-dependent receptor, protein MSRLFLFLLVLGPFLALGQSSTGHIDGHVNGPNGHGLEGISVLETSGRFSALSGADGHFSLTLPLGEYTLITRSLGYQEQRRTVVLSPETTTLTVDFTLQPAATALQEVEVLGRQETTYKSDYSLVGTKTATRPIDVPQSISTVTKELMADRQALRLTDVVKNVAGVTQYSHYDDLTIRGFRNGYESGFRLLNGLRSGFSYGNSFTQAPLTVNLERVEILKGPGAALYGDINPGGTVNMVTKKPLDVARQAVTFSTGSFNTMRATADLTGPLNEQKNVLYRFNAGFEKSNTFRSVNDTRSLMMAPTVTFRPTDNTTLNAELVYTHIDGYLDRGITIRGGDLYALPRSFTLSQPSDYFRTSTYYLNASLSHRFTDWLSFNASYLDFTYNENLSEHRTLNSYADAPANTVMNLRYFDRRAEEYTKNLASYFVLNVATGPVQHKVVTGADYIRFTTDPQSTMFEARQKLVNGVATPLTLDLKKPLYEIQDPTKYVRRPLPQFFVDYINSVYHTTGLYVQDQLAVTPRLNVLLGARYELFNDERDYGNGEETIPQRRLLPRAGLTYALRDNLNYFASYSAGFRPLKPEFLRFPERYGRRTPFDTETSYQLETGLKGEFFNKGLLATVAAYQIEKRNQLVPTNDLMPDGTTVYRQNDLVRSRGAELELTGNLLPNLNLNATYAFNHSEVLDAALAVEEGQPLANSPRHSAGLWTKYTFVTPALRGLGVAVGGNAVGRRRTENQVQNTRTGELYWAYWPGYTTLDAALFYTTGKFNFHLNVNNLLDTYYFVGGYDFFRASPGAPRNFMATLGYTF, encoded by the coding sequence ATGTCACGACTTTTCCTGTTTTTACTGGTGCTGGGGCCGTTCCTGGCGCTGGGCCAATCCTCCACGGGCCACATTGATGGCCACGTAAATGGTCCGAACGGCCACGGTCTGGAAGGTATTTCCGTCCTGGAAACTTCCGGCCGCTTTTCCGCCCTGAGCGGGGCCGACGGGCACTTTTCTCTGACCCTGCCGCTGGGCGAATACACGCTCATCACCCGTAGTCTGGGCTACCAGGAACAGCGTCGCACGGTGGTCCTCAGCCCCGAAACGACCACGCTCACGGTGGATTTTACGTTGCAGCCCGCCGCCACGGCTTTGCAGGAAGTGGAGGTGCTGGGCCGCCAGGAAACCACCTACAAGAGCGACTACAGCCTGGTGGGCACTAAAACCGCCACCCGCCCCATCGACGTGCCGCAGTCCATTTCCACCGTGACCAAGGAGCTGATGGCCGACCGCCAAGCCCTGCGCCTGACCGACGTGGTGAAGAACGTGGCCGGCGTCACGCAGTATTCGCACTACGACGACCTCACCATCCGGGGCTTCCGCAACGGCTACGAGAGCGGCTTTCGGCTGCTGAACGGGCTGCGCTCGGGCTTCAGCTACGGCAACTCGTTTACCCAGGCCCCGCTGACGGTGAACCTGGAGCGGGTGGAAATCCTGAAAGGCCCCGGCGCGGCGCTCTACGGCGACATCAATCCCGGCGGCACGGTGAACATGGTCACCAAAAAGCCGCTCGATGTGGCCCGGCAGGCCGTCACCTTTTCCACCGGCAGCTTCAATACCATGCGGGCCACGGCCGACCTGACGGGGCCGCTGAACGAGCAGAAAAACGTGCTCTACCGCTTCAACGCGGGCTTTGAGAAGTCGAACACGTTTCGCAGTGTGAACGATACCCGCTCGTTGATGATGGCGCCCACCGTCACGTTCCGGCCCACCGACAACACCACGCTCAACGCCGAGCTGGTGTACACTCACATCGACGGCTACCTCGACCGGGGCATCACCATCCGGGGCGGGGATTTGTACGCGCTGCCCCGCTCGTTCACGCTCAGCCAGCCCAGCGACTATTTCCGCACCAGCACCTACTACCTCAACGCCTCGCTCAGCCACCGCTTCACCGACTGGCTGTCGTTCAACGCCTCCTACCTCGATTTCACTTACAACGAGAATCTGAGCGAGCACCGCACCCTGAACTCCTACGCCGACGCGCCCGCCAATACGGTGATGAACCTGCGCTACTTCGACCGGCGGGCCGAGGAGTACACCAAGAACCTGGCTTCTTACTTCGTGCTGAACGTGGCCACCGGCCCGGTGCAGCACAAAGTGGTAACGGGCGCCGACTACATCCGCTTCACCACCGACCCGCAAAGCACCATGTTTGAGGCCCGGCAGAAGCTGGTCAACGGGGTAGCCACGCCGCTGACCCTGGATCTGAAGAAGCCACTCTACGAAATCCAGGACCCCACTAAGTACGTGCGCCGGCCGCTGCCGCAGTTCTTCGTCGATTATATCAACTCGGTCTACCACACCACCGGCCTCTACGTGCAGGACCAGCTGGCCGTGACGCCCCGCCTGAACGTGCTGCTGGGAGCACGCTACGAGCTGTTCAATGATGAGCGGGACTACGGCAACGGCGAGGAAACCATTCCGCAGCGCCGTCTGCTGCCCCGCGCCGGCCTCACCTACGCGCTGCGCGACAACCTGAACTACTTTGCCAGCTACAGCGCCGGCTTCCGGCCGCTGAAGCCGGAGTTTCTGCGGTTTCCGGAGCGCTACGGCCGCCGCACGCCCTTCGATACCGAGACCAGCTACCAGCTGGAAACCGGTCTCAAGGGTGAATTCTTCAACAAGGGCCTGCTGGCCACGGTGGCGGCCTACCAGATTGAGAAGCGCAACCAGCTGGTGCCCACCAACGACCTGATGCCCGACGGCACCACCGTGTACCGGCAGAACGATTTGGTCCGCTCCCGCGGGGCCGAGCTGGAGCTGACCGGCAACTTGCTGCCCAACCTCAACCTGAACGCCACCTACGCCTTCAACCACTCCGAGGTGCTGGATGCGGCCCTGGCGGTGGAGGAAGGCCAACCCCTGGCGAATTCGCCCCGCCACTCCGCCGGCCTCTGGACCAAGTACACCTTCGTGACGCCCGCGCTGCGCGGACTGGGCGTGGCCGTGGGCGGTAACGCCGTGGGCCGCCGCCGCACCGAAAACCAAGTGCAGAACACCCGCACCGGCGAGCTGTACTGGGCCTACTGGCCCGGCTACACCACGCTGGATGCGGCCCTGTTCTACACCACCGGCAAGTTCAACTTCCACCTGAACGTGAACAACCTGCTCGACACCTACTACTTCGTGGGCGGCTACGACTTCTTCCGGGCCAGCCCCGGCGCGCCCCGCAACTTCATGGCCACGCTGGGCTACACGTTCTAG
- a CDS encoding ABC transporter ATP-binding protein: MTYLLEARALRKQYADKLALRGLNLQIAPGEIFCLLGQNGAGKSTTINLFLGFIQPTAGAAFVNGLEVAAHPLEIKRHLAYIPENVMLYPHLTGLENLALFSSLAGFKYSESELLAYLTDAGLPAEAVRRRVGAYSKGMRQKVGIAIAVAKHAKMLLLDEPTSGLDPKASNEFSELLRRLSGEGTAVLMATHDIFRAKEVGTRVGIMREGELVDVRPTAALNAQELEQLYLTYMH, encoded by the coding sequence ATGACTTACCTTCTCGAAGCCCGGGCGCTGCGCAAGCAGTACGCCGATAAGCTGGCCCTGCGCGGGCTGAACCTGCAGATTGCGCCGGGCGAAATCTTCTGTTTACTGGGCCAGAACGGCGCGGGCAAATCCACCACCATCAACCTGTTTCTGGGCTTCATTCAGCCCACCGCGGGCGCGGCCTTCGTGAACGGGCTGGAAGTGGCGGCCCATCCGCTCGAAATCAAGCGGCACCTGGCCTACATCCCGGAAAACGTGATGCTGTATCCGCACCTGACGGGGCTGGAAAACCTAGCCTTGTTCAGCAGCCTAGCCGGCTTCAAGTATTCGGAAAGTGAGCTGCTGGCCTACCTCACCGATGCCGGGCTGCCGGCCGAGGCCGTGCGCCGCCGGGTGGGGGCTTACTCCAAGGGCATGCGCCAGAAAGTGGGCATTGCCATTGCCGTGGCCAAACACGCCAAGATGCTGCTGCTCGATGAGCCCACCTCCGGCCTCGACCCCAAGGCCAGCAACGAGTTTTCCGAGCTGCTGCGGCGGCTTAGCGGCGAGGGCACGGCCGTGCTCATGGCCACCCACGACATCTTCCGGGCCAAGGAAGTGGGCACCCGCGTGGGCATCATGCGCGAGGGCGAGCTGGTGGACGTGCGCCCCACCGCCGCCCTCAACGCCCAGGAGCTGGAGCAGCTCTACCTCACCTACATGCACTAA
- a CDS encoding ABC transporter permease: MIRSIAQKEFVSTLRDRRFAVLSALVLVLLLAATLVGRASFRTLQRERQTAQGTVNEQFRNQPARHPHRVAHYGSFAFRPKSGLSLLDGGVDSFTGSAVYLEAHQQNSVNFSQAQQSGSLIRFGEMTVAFVLQLLVPLLIIFLCFGAFTQERETGTLKLLLSQGVSMRQVAWGKIAGYGQAVALVVTPALVLAAALLFTGEEFASNTDLVARLALFGLGYAVYFFLIVVGSVVVSARQSSSRTALVLLLGLWILGGIILPKATANLGATLYPTITKAQLDADVHEAAQHGIDGHDPHDKRAEALKANLLKKYGVDSEEKLPVSLAGVQMAAGEEYSAKVYQQHFAELNATYERQNRLSDWAGLLNPYQAIRPLSMGLAGSDFAHYVHFQQAAEAYRYALVQRLNGLQAGMGYGDKERRLDAATWRELPVFAYQAPAVGWALPRLLLPVAALLLWAAGLSWLGLRLISKSSVE; encoded by the coding sequence ATGATCCGAAGCATTGCCCAAAAAGAATTCGTCAGCACCCTGCGCGACCGGCGTTTTGCGGTGCTGAGTGCCCTGGTGCTGGTGCTGCTGCTGGCCGCCACGCTGGTGGGCCGCGCCAGTTTCCGCACGTTGCAGCGGGAGCGGCAGACGGCCCAGGGCACCGTGAACGAGCAGTTCCGCAACCAGCCGGCCCGGCATCCGCACCGGGTGGCGCACTACGGCTCGTTTGCCTTCCGGCCGAAGTCGGGGCTGAGCTTGCTGGATGGCGGGGTGGACTCGTTTACCGGCAGCGCCGTGTATCTGGAGGCCCACCAGCAGAACAGCGTCAATTTCAGCCAGGCCCAGCAGTCGGGTTCCCTCATTCGGTTTGGGGAGATGACCGTGGCCTTTGTGCTGCAGCTGCTGGTGCCGCTGCTCATTATTTTCCTGTGCTTCGGGGCCTTTACCCAGGAGCGCGAAACCGGCACGCTCAAGCTACTGCTTAGTCAGGGCGTGAGTATGCGGCAGGTGGCCTGGGGCAAGATTGCGGGCTACGGCCAGGCCGTGGCGCTGGTGGTCACGCCGGCGTTGGTGCTGGCGGCGGCCCTGCTGTTTACGGGCGAGGAGTTTGCCTCGAATACTGACCTGGTAGCGCGGCTGGCCCTGTTCGGGCTCGGCTACGCGGTGTATTTTTTTCTAATTGTGGTGGGCTCCGTGGTGGTTTCGGCGCGGCAAAGCAGCTCCCGCACGGCCCTGGTGCTGCTGCTGGGCCTCTGGATTCTGGGCGGCATCATCCTGCCCAAGGCCACCGCCAACCTGGGCGCGACGCTCTATCCCACCATCACCAAGGCCCAGCTGGATGCCGACGTGCACGAGGCAGCCCAGCACGGCATCGACGGCCACGACCCACACGATAAACGGGCCGAGGCCCTGAAAGCCAACCTGCTCAAGAAGTACGGCGTCGATTCGGAGGAGAAGCTGCCCGTGAGTCTGGCCGGGGTGCAGATGGCGGCCGGCGAGGAATATTCGGCCAAAGTTTATCAGCAGCATTTTGCCGAGCTGAACGCCACCTACGAGCGTCAGAACCGCCTTTCCGACTGGGCCGGGCTGCTGAACCCGTACCAGGCCATCCGGCCGCTGTCGATGGGGCTGGCCGGTTCTGATTTTGCCCATTACGTGCACTTCCAGCAGGCCGCCGAAGCCTACCGCTACGCGCTGGTGCAGCGCCTCAACGGCCTGCAGGCCGGTATGGGCTACGGCGACAAGGAGCGCCGCCTCGATGCCGCTACCTGGCGCGAGCTGCCGGTTTTTGCCTACCAGGCGCCCGCCGTGGGGTGGGCGTTGCCGCGCCTGCTGCTGCCGGTGGCCGCGCTGCTGCTGTGGGCCGCGGGCCTGAGTTGGCTGGGGCTGCGCCTGATTTCCAAATCTTCTGTTGAGTAA
- a CDS encoding ABC transporter permease, whose amino-acid sequence MHLFRILFFYEWRHFRAARGLVLLCGLLLATGLYGIYYGTTEIARQRTQLAALPELTRRNVAELQVKFPGPADAGDIGYYHSTFAVHHPDPWAALSLGLRDVNPSYVKLRLLGLHNQLYATDNANPMKLLSGNFDLAFVLVYLLPLLIIALGFNLLSAEREEGILTLLLAQPVRPLTVVAAKLAFRLALVLGLAGLLSVVGMLWAGVPLDGRVASWLALTVLYCLFWFGVVLVVTAWQRPSAVNAVALLGVWLVLVVLVPSLLNLSVAAARPVPQGLELTIRQREEIHAGWDKPKTETMNRFFALYPQWRDTATIRERFVWRWYYAFQHLGDQAVASQAAAYARGLQARYNLVEQLNLLSPAINAQSSFNALAGSDLPTHLAFQRSATRYHDALRAFYYPFLFRKTEFTHADYAREPTHSFTSPPELTTAQHGLLKLLLSVAAVCGLGLLLLRLRPITPR is encoded by the coding sequence ATGCACCTGTTCCGAATCCTGTTTTTCTACGAGTGGCGGCATTTTCGCGCCGCCCGGGGCCTCGTGCTACTGTGCGGGCTGCTGCTGGCCACCGGCCTCTACGGTATCTACTATGGCACCACCGAAATAGCCCGGCAACGCACCCAGCTGGCCGCCCTGCCCGAGCTGACGCGCCGCAACGTGGCCGAGCTGCAAGTGAAGTTTCCCGGCCCCGCCGACGCCGGCGACATCGGCTACTACCACAGCACCTTCGCCGTGCACCACCCCGACCCCTGGGCCGCCCTCTCCCTGGGCTTGCGCGACGTGAACCCCAGCTATGTGAAGCTGCGCCTGCTGGGGCTGCACAACCAGCTCTACGCCACCGACAACGCCAATCCCATGAAGCTGCTCAGCGGCAACTTCGACCTGGCCTTTGTGCTGGTGTATCTGCTGCCGCTGCTCATCATTGCCCTGGGCTTCAATCTGCTGTCGGCGGAGCGGGAAGAAGGCATCCTGACGCTGCTACTGGCCCAGCCGGTGCGCCCGCTGACGGTGGTAGCGGCCAAGCTGGCGTTCCGGCTGGCGCTGGTGCTGGGGCTGGCGGGGCTGCTGTCGGTGGTGGGGATGCTCTGGGCCGGCGTGCCGCTGGATGGGCGCGTGGCGAGCTGGCTGGCCCTGACGGTGCTGTACTGCCTGTTCTGGTTTGGGGTGGTGCTGGTGGTTACGGCCTGGCAACGGCCCTCGGCCGTGAATGCCGTGGCCTTGCTGGGCGTGTGGCTGGTGCTGGTGGTGCTGGTGCCCAGCCTGCTGAACCTATCCGTGGCAGCCGCCCGCCCCGTGCCCCAAGGTCTGGAGCTGACCATCCGGCAGCGCGAGGAAATCCACGCAGGCTGGGACAAGCCCAAGACCGAAACCATGAACCGCTTTTTCGCCCTCTACCCGCAGTGGCGCGACACGGCCACCATCCGGGAGCGGTTTGTGTGGCGCTGGTACTACGCCTTCCAGCACCTCGGCGACCAGGCCGTGGCTTCGCAGGCCGCCGCCTACGCCCGTGGCCTGCAGGCCCGCTACAACCTAGTGGAACAGCTCAACCTGCTTTCACCCGCCATCAACGCCCAGAGCAGCTTCAACGCCCTGGCCGGCTCCGATTTACCCACCCACCTGGCCTTCCAGCGCAGCGCCACCCGCTACCACGATGCGCTGCGGGCGTTCTACTACCCGTTCCTGTTCCGCAAAACCGAGTTCACCCACGCCGACTACGCCCGCGAGCCAACACATAGCTTCACGAGCCCGCCCGAACTGACCACCGCGCAACACGGGCTGCTGAAGCTGCTGTTAAGCGTGGCCGCTGTGTGTGGGTTGGGGCTGCTACTGTTGCGTCTGCGCCCGATTACGCCGCGCTAA
- a CDS encoding MFS transporter, whose product MSAPITAPAPPPASSSSPFTPLKIPFFRMLWVASFVSNIGTWMQNVGAVGLMTELTASPVLVALLQTASALPVFLLSLPAGALADLVDRRRMLLATQTWMAAVALLLAAVTLLGLNNPWLLLTLTFLLGLGGALNNPVWQTVTPELVPRQELPQAIALNSVSFNLARAFGPALGGLVIGYFSAGAAFLLNGLSFLATIYMVYRWQREPQATSTLAAERVVAAIRGGVRYARFAPAVQHILVRGVSFTFGASALFALMPAVVARRLQLPTSFYSLLLSCMGLGAVVAAVTLPRLNRRLTIDWRVTLATVAFSLGLLGLGYADNRWLLYGLLTLVGMAWMLVLNSFSVGVQTVVPRWVQARTISLYLLTIQGGMALGSVVWGTVAERLGVTVALTGAAGWLGLTTLLVLKFSLRNSPEALDHTPARSRPEPVLAEQPVPTEGPVIITTTYRVRPENRPTFTYLMEQLARIRRREGAIGWGLYADMADPGRMVEYFMTESWEEHAQQHERGVSRDEAELKNQIWPLHEGPEPPRVAHLLAQHYRSTADTVPMVPGSTRLVASTAGEAT is encoded by the coding sequence ATGTCTGCTCCGATTACTGCCCCCGCGCCGCCGCCGGCTTCCTCCTCTTCGCCTTTTACGCCGCTGAAGATTCCGTTTTTCCGGATGCTGTGGGTGGCTTCCTTCGTGTCGAACATTGGCACCTGGATGCAGAACGTGGGGGCCGTGGGGCTGATGACCGAGCTGACGGCTTCGCCGGTACTGGTGGCCCTGCTGCAGACGGCCTCGGCCCTGCCCGTGTTTCTGCTGAGCCTGCCCGCTGGCGCCCTGGCCGACCTAGTGGACCGCCGCCGCATGCTGCTGGCCACCCAGACTTGGATGGCCGCCGTGGCCTTGCTGCTGGCCGCCGTCACGCTGCTGGGCCTGAATAACCCCTGGCTGCTGCTCACGCTCACGTTTCTACTGGGACTGGGCGGGGCGCTGAATAACCCGGTGTGGCAGACGGTGACGCCCGAGCTGGTGCCGCGCCAGGAGCTGCCTCAGGCCATTGCCCTCAACAGCGTGAGCTTTAACCTGGCCCGGGCCTTCGGGCCGGCCTTGGGCGGGCTGGTAATTGGGTATTTCTCGGCGGGGGCGGCGTTTCTGCTGAACGGCCTGTCGTTTCTGGCTACTATTTACATGGTGTACCGCTGGCAGCGGGAGCCGCAGGCCACCTCCACCCTGGCGGCCGAGCGGGTGGTGGCCGCCATCCGGGGCGGGGTGCGTTATGCCCGGTTTGCCCCGGCCGTGCAGCACATTCTGGTGCGCGGGGTAAGCTTCACGTTCGGGGCCAGCGCGCTGTTTGCCCTGATGCCGGCCGTGGTGGCCCGGCGGTTGCAGCTGCCTACGTCGTTTTACTCCCTGCTGCTCTCGTGCATGGGGCTAGGGGCTGTAGTGGCCGCCGTCACATTGCCCCGCCTCAACCGCCGCCTCACCATCGACTGGCGCGTGACGCTGGCCACGGTGGCTTTTTCCCTGGGGCTGCTGGGCCTCGGCTACGCCGATAACCGCTGGCTGCTGTACGGGCTGCTCACGCTGGTAGGCATGGCCTGGATGCTGGTGCTCAACTCGTTTAGCGTGGGGGTGCAGACGGTGGTACCGCGCTGGGTGCAGGCGCGCACCATCAGCCTGTACCTGCTCACCATTCAGGGCGGTATGGCGCTGGGCTCGGTGGTGTGGGGCACGGTGGCCGAGCGGCTGGGCGTCACGGTAGCCCTTACCGGGGCGGCCGGCTGGCTGGGCCTGACCACCCTGCTGGTGCTGAAATTCTCCCTGCGCAATTCCCCCGAAGCCCTCGACCACACCCCCGCCCGGTCCCGCCCCGAGCCGGTGCTGGCCGAGCAGCCGGTGCCCACCGAAGGTCCGGTCATCATCACCACCACCTACCGCGTGCGGCCCGAAAACCGCCCGACCTTCACTTACCTCATGGAGCAGCTGGCCCGCATCCGCCGCCGCGAGGGTGCCATCGGCTGGGGCCTCTACGCCGATATGGCCGACCCCGGGCGGATGGTGGAGTACTTCATGACGGAATCGTGGGAGGAGCATGCCCAGCAGCACGAGCGGGGCGTGAGCCGCGACGAGGCGGAGCTGAAAAATCAGATCTGGCCCCTGCACGAAGGCCCGGAGCCGCCCCGCGTAGCGCACCTGCTGGCCCAGCACTACCGCTCCACCGCTGACACCGTGCCCATGGTGCCCGGCAGCACCCGCTTGGTAGCCAGCACCGCCGGCGAGGCGACATAA
- a CDS encoding 2-hydroxyacid dehydrogenase: protein MQITVFSAYDFEQPYLRAAAHPPHTLHFVPAALTLETADQMAGSEAVAIFVNDDASAPVLERLWARGVRYLLVRAAGHDQVDLPTAHRLGLRVATVPHYSPHAIAEHALALMLALNRHLRPADAQVRRADFRLDNLVGFDMHRKTVGIVGCGTIGGTLAGLLHGFGCRLLGTDVQPDPQLTERYGLQYMPLEELCAQADVLSLHAPLTPSTRHLIGAPQLALLKPGAMLINTGRGALLDTHAALAALESGQLGYLGLDVYEFEKGLFFNNHPHQPYPDALLQRLLARPNVLVTGHQGFLTREALTSIAATSIESLDCWLAGRATPNELLPPPQATPETVGKLAAVEA from the coding sequence ATGCAAATCACCGTTTTCAGTGCGTATGATTTCGAGCAGCCCTACCTGCGGGCCGCCGCGCACCCGCCGCACACACTGCACTTCGTGCCTGCTGCCCTCACGCTGGAAACCGCCGACCAGATGGCCGGCAGCGAGGCCGTGGCCATTTTCGTGAACGACGATGCCTCTGCCCCGGTACTGGAGCGGCTGTGGGCGCGGGGTGTGCGCTACCTGCTGGTGCGCGCCGCCGGCCACGACCAGGTGGATTTGCCCACCGCTCACCGCCTGGGGCTGCGCGTAGCCACGGTACCCCACTATTCGCCCCATGCCATTGCCGAGCACGCGCTGGCTCTGATGCTGGCCCTCAACCGCCACCTGCGCCCGGCTGATGCCCAGGTGCGCCGCGCCGACTTCCGGCTGGATAATCTGGTGGGCTTCGATATGCACCGCAAAACCGTGGGCATTGTGGGCTGCGGCACCATTGGCGGCACGCTGGCCGGGCTGCTGCACGGTTTTGGCTGCCGTCTGCTGGGCACCGATGTACAACCCGATCCGCAGCTGACCGAGCGTTACGGCCTGCAGTATATGCCGCTGGAGGAGCTGTGCGCTCAGGCCGATGTACTTTCCCTGCACGCCCCGCTCACGCCCTCCACCCGCCACCTGATAGGGGCTCCGCAACTGGCTTTGCTTAAGCCCGGGGCCATGCTCATCAACACCGGCCGGGGTGCACTGCTGGATACGCACGCGGCGTTGGCGGCCCTGGAATCGGGGCAGTTGGGCTACCTGGGGCTGGATGTGTACGAGTTCGAAAAGGGCCTGTTCTTCAACAACCACCCCCACCAGCCCTACCCCGATGCCCTGTTGCAGCGGCTGCTGGCCCGCCCCAACGTGCTGGTAACCGGCCACCAGGGCTTCCTCACCCGCGAGGCTCTCACCAGCATTGCCGCCACCAGCATCGAGTCGCTCGACTGCTGGCTGGCCGGACGCGCCACTCCCAACGAACTGCTCCCGCCCCCCCAAGCCACCCCCGAAACCGTGGGAAAATTGGCAGCGGTCGAGGCCTGA
- a CDS encoding BON domain-containing protein translates to MAERIRTRFLWSAALHDQEIDVQVHNRRATLTGTVDSWLDRQQAAQEAHEAGAREVNNHLHLLHMALPAATAQ, encoded by the coding sequence CTGGCCGAGCGCATCCGCACCCGCTTCCTCTGGTCGGCAGCCCTGCACGATCAGGAAATCGATGTGCAGGTCCACAACCGTCGGGCCACACTGACTGGCACCGTAGATTCCTGGCTGGACCGGCAGCAGGCAGCCCAGGAGGCCCACGAAGCCGGGGCCCGGGAAGTCAATAACCACCTGCACTTACTACACATGGCGCTACCTGCTGCAACGGCCCAGTAG